One window of Pseudomonas sp. ML2-2023-3 genomic DNA carries:
- a CDS encoding N-acetylmuramoyl-L-alanine amidase — translation MKFLTLILSIVLLAGCASGPPMDTRHPSVNYDSRVQFVVLHYTSTSLERSLELLTHGPVSSHYLIGDTPPTIYKLVDENQRAWHAGESQWKGRTWLNSSSIGIEIVNKGFRDTPQGRVWYPYTEGQVQSLIALLKDISTRYKIDPRNIIGHSDIAPLRKLDPGPLFPWKRLAEAGFGIWPNAQAVAREQALYASNVPSITWFQQQLALLGYETPQTGELDVATRHVLSAFQMHFRPALFDGTPDAESAAILKVLNTQKH, via the coding sequence ATGAAATTTTTAACGTTGATCTTGTCCATCGTTTTGCTGGCCGGGTGTGCCAGTGGCCCTCCCATGGACACCCGCCATCCGTCGGTCAACTACGACAGCCGCGTGCAGTTTGTGGTGCTTCATTACACCTCGACCTCTCTGGAGCGCTCTCTGGAGCTGTTGACCCATGGTCCTGTCAGCAGCCATTACCTGATAGGTGATACCCCGCCAACGATCTACAAGCTGGTGGACGAAAACCAGCGCGCCTGGCATGCCGGTGAAAGCCAATGGAAAGGCCGGACATGGTTAAACTCCAGCTCCATCGGCATTGAAATCGTCAACAAGGGTTTTCGTGACACCCCGCAAGGGCGGGTCTGGTATCCCTACACCGAAGGTCAGGTCCAGTCGCTTATTGCACTGCTCAAAGACATTTCGACACGCTACAAGATCGACCCTCGCAACATCATTGGCCACAGCGACATAGCCCCATTGCGCAAGCTGGACCCCGGGCCGCTTTTCCCCTGGAAGCGACTGGCCGAGGCAGGCTTTGGTATCTGGCCAAATGCTCAAGCCGTCGCCCGTGAGCAAGCCCTGTATGCCAGCAATGTGCCGAGCATTACCTGGTTTCAGCAGCAACTGGCGTTATTGGGCTACGAAACGCCGCAAACCGGGGAGCTGGATGTTGCGACTCGCCACGTGTTGTCCGCGTTTCAAATGCACTTCAGGCCTGCATTATTTGATGGCACGCCGGATGCTGAGAGTGCGGCAATCTTGAAAGTGTTGAATACGCAAAAGCACTGA
- a CDS encoding KinB sensor domain-containing domain yields MRLAIKLRTRLFLSISALITVALLGLLLGVVSVMQMAKSQEALIRNNFITLDLGLKLRQSLGDQLILMLRNNPDPQALQASSQEYLTLLDEGIEHERKNDLHSGFAQARKDYGSFLEAFHQANSASLNLSTDNELSNRFNQLRNGLITEHRRALDTIYAAQAAARDRAIIIASLLGLVGLAVLIIGFVTAHGIARRFGAPIEALAKAADNIGKGNFEVVLPLSSATEMNLLTRRFGTMAEALRQHQATNIDELLAGQQRLQAVLDSIDDGLLMIDQQGRLEHLNPVAQRQLGWDESRLGQPLGEALQRPELDQQLQTVLRGGSLERLPEDLSVDIEGENRLLTYSLTPVSQPKGPILGAVMVLHDVTEQRAFERVRSEFVLRASHELRTPVTGMHMAFGLFLERARFDPQSRETDLLNTVNEEMQRLMQLINDLLNFSRYQNGMQKLTLTPCDLGQMLEDARARFAEPATARNIELLVELQQPLPVLSADQVQLERVLDNLLDNALRHTPSGGQIRLQARRHGERVIISIEDNGEGIAYSQQGRIFEPFVQVGRKKGGAGLGLALCKEIVQLHGGRIGVYSRPGQGTQFYMALPLL; encoded by the coding sequence ATGAGACTTGCGATCAAGCTGCGTACCCGTCTGTTCCTTAGCATCTCTGCACTGATCACAGTGGCGTTGCTCGGGCTTTTGCTTGGCGTTGTCAGCGTGATGCAGATGGCCAAGAGCCAGGAGGCTCTGATACGCAACAACTTCATCACTCTGGATCTGGGGCTCAAGCTGCGGCAGTCCCTGGGTGATCAATTGATCCTGATGCTGCGCAACAATCCAGACCCGCAGGCGCTGCAAGCCTCTAGCCAGGAGTATCTGACCCTGCTCGACGAGGGCATCGAGCATGAGCGCAAAAACGATCTGCACAGCGGCTTTGCTCAGGCACGCAAAGATTACGGCAGTTTTTTGGAAGCGTTCCATCAAGCCAATAGCGCGTCACTCAATCTGAGCACTGACAACGAACTTTCAAATCGCTTCAATCAGTTGCGCAATGGCCTGATCACCGAACACCGCCGAGCACTGGATACCATTTATGCCGCACAGGCCGCCGCCCGTGATCGCGCCATAATCATCGCTTCCCTGCTGGGCCTGGTCGGCCTTGCGGTGCTCATCATCGGCTTTGTTACCGCCCACGGCATTGCCAGGCGTTTTGGTGCCCCCATCGAGGCGCTGGCCAAAGCCGCCGACAATATTGGCAAAGGTAACTTTGAGGTGGTACTGCCGCTCTCTTCGGCCACTGAAATGAACCTGCTGACACGGCGCTTCGGCACGATGGCCGAAGCCTTGCGCCAACATCAGGCAACCAATATCGACGAGCTGCTGGCGGGCCAGCAACGGCTGCAGGCAGTGCTCGACAGTATTGATGACGGGTTGTTGATGATTGATCAGCAGGGTCGACTCGAGCATTTGAATCCGGTGGCACAGCGGCAACTGGGCTGGGACGAAAGCCGCCTGGGCCAGCCACTGGGCGAAGCGTTGCAACGCCCCGAACTCGACCAGCAACTGCAAACGGTGCTGCGAGGTGGCAGCCTTGAACGGTTACCGGAAGATTTGAGTGTCGACATCGAGGGCGAGAACCGTCTGCTGACCTATAGCCTGACCCCGGTCAGCCAACCCAAAGGTCCGATTCTTGGCGCGGTCATGGTGCTCCATGATGTCACCGAGCAACGCGCTTTTGAGCGTGTACGCAGCGAGTTCGTACTGCGGGCGTCCCATGAGCTGCGTACCCCCGTCACCGGCATGCACATGGCGTTCGGGTTGTTTCTGGAGCGCGCGCGCTTTGATCCGCAATCGCGCGAAACCGATTTGCTCAACACCGTAAACGAAGAAATGCAGCGCCTGATGCAGCTGATCAATGACCTGCTGAACTTCTCTCGTTATCAAAACGGCATGCAAAAGCTGACGCTGACCCCCTGTGACCTCGGCCAGATGCTCGAAGACGCACGCGCACGCTTCGCAGAACCCGCCACCGCGAGGAATATCGAGCTATTGGTCGAACTGCAACAGCCTCTGCCTGTGCTCAGTGCCGATCAAGTCCAGCTTGAACGTGTGCTGGATAATCTGCTGGACAACGCCTTGCGCCATACCCCCAGTGGTGGCCAGATCAGACTTCAGGCCCGGCGCCATGGTGAGCGGGTAATCATCAGTATCGAAGACAATGGCGAAGGTATTGCCTATAGCCAGCAAGGCCGTATTTTTGAACCCTTTGTGCAGGTGGGTCGCAAAAAGGGCGGGGCCGGGCTTGGTTTGGCGCTGTGCAAAGAGATTGTGCAACTGCATGGCGGGCGCATCGGTGTGTACTCGCGTCCCGGCCAAGGCACGCAGTTTTACATGGCGCTACCGCTACTGTAG
- the algB gene encoding sigma-54-dependent response regulator transcription factor AlgB, translating to MESAKEHQGRILLVDDESAILRTFRYCLEDEGYTVATANSAAQADSLLQRQVFDLCFLDLRLGEDNGLDVLAQMRIQAPWMRVVIVTAHSAVDTAVDAIQAGAADYLVKPCSPDQLRLATAKQLEVRQLSARLEALEGEVRKPKDGLDSHSPAMMAVLETARQVAGTDANILILGESGTGKGELARAIHGWSKRAKKSCVTINCPSLTAELMESELFGHTRGAFTGASESTLGRVNQADGGTLFLDEIGDFPLTLQPKLLRFIQDKEYERVGDPVTRRADVRILAATNLNLEDMVRDGRFREDLLYRLNVITLHLPPLRERSEDILTLADRFLARFVKEYARPARGFSQEARLALSNYRWPGNIRELRNVVERASIICPQEVVEVSHLGMAEQTTPNAPRIGAALSLDQLEKAHIGAVLATSETLDQAAKTLGIDASTLYRKRKQYNL from the coding sequence ATGGAATCAGCCAAAGAGCACCAGGGCCGCATTCTGCTGGTCGATGATGAATCTGCCATCCTGCGCACATTCCGCTATTGCCTCGAAGACGAGGGTTACACCGTTGCCACCGCCAACAGCGCGGCACAGGCAGACTCGCTCCTGCAACGTCAGGTGTTCGATCTGTGTTTCCTCGATTTGCGCCTGGGCGAAGACAACGGCCTGGATGTGTTGGCCCAGATGCGCATTCAAGCTCCATGGATGCGCGTGGTGATTGTCACCGCCCACTCGGCGGTCGACACCGCAGTGGATGCGATTCAGGCCGGTGCCGCGGACTATCTGGTCAAACCGTGCAGCCCTGACCAGTTGCGTCTGGCGACGGCCAAACAGTTGGAAGTGCGCCAGTTGTCCGCCCGTCTTGAAGCCCTGGAAGGTGAAGTGCGCAAGCCAAAGGACGGCCTGGACTCCCACAGCCCAGCCATGATGGCGGTACTGGAAACGGCACGTCAGGTCGCTGGCACTGATGCCAACATCTTGATTCTCGGTGAATCCGGCACTGGTAAGGGCGAGTTGGCACGGGCGATTCATGGCTGGAGCAAACGGGCCAAAAAATCGTGCGTGACTATTAACTGCCCGTCCCTAACGGCCGAGTTGATGGAAAGCGAGCTGTTCGGCCATACCCGCGGAGCGTTCACCGGTGCCAGTGAAAGCACACTGGGCCGGGTTAACCAGGCTGACGGCGGTACATTGTTCCTGGATGAGATCGGTGACTTCCCACTGACACTCCAGCCAAAACTACTGCGCTTTATTCAAGACAAGGAATACGAACGCGTGGGCGACCCCGTGACCCGCCGCGCCGATGTAAGGATTCTGGCCGCCACCAACCTCAACCTTGAAGACATGGTGCGTGATGGTCGCTTTCGTGAAGACCTGCTCTATCGCCTGAACGTAATCACCTTGCATCTGCCGCCGTTACGCGAGCGCAGTGAAGATATCCTGACCCTGGCCGATCGCTTTCTGGCCCGCTTCGTCAAGGAATACGCCCGACCTGCCCGGGGCTTCAGCCAGGAAGCCCGCCTGGCGCTGTCCAACTACCGCTGGCCGGGTAATATTCGAGAGTTGCGCAACGTGGTTGAGCGCGCCAGTATCATTTGTCCCCAGGAAGTGGTCGAAGTCAGCCACTTGGGCATGGCCGAACAGACCACACCCAATGCCCCGCGCATTGGTGCGGCATTAAGCCTGGACCAACTGGAAAAAGCCCATATCGGCGCCGTTCTGGCTACCAGCGAAACACTGGATCAGGCGGCAAAAACCTTGGGTATTGATGCCTCGACGCTGTATCGCAAACGTAAGCAGTACAACCTGTGA
- a CDS encoding DUF1328 domain-containing protein, with protein MLSWAITFLIIAIIAAVLGFGGIAGTATGIAKILFVVFLVMFVVSFIFGRRGRG; from the coding sequence ATGTTGAGTTGGGCAATTACCTTCCTGATTATCGCCATCATCGCTGCAGTTTTGGGCTTCGGTGGTATTGCGGGCACCGCGACCGGCATCGCCAAGATCCTCTTTGTCGTGTTCCTGGTCATGTTTGTGGTGTCCTTCATCTTTGGTCGTCGCGGTCGAGGCTAG
- the gltP gene encoding glutamate/aspartate:proton symporter GltP has product MKKAKLSLAWQILIGLVLGIAIGALLNHFSAEKAWWISNVLQPAGDIFIRLIKMIVIPIVISSLVVGIAGVGDAKKLGRIGFKTIIYFEVVTTIAILVGLVLANVFQPGAGIDMSTLGTVDISKYAATAAEVTHEHAFIETILNLIPSNIFAAMARGEMLPIIFFSVLFGLGLSSLNAELRDPLVKTFQGVSESMFKVTHMIMNYAPIGVFALIAVTVANFGFASLVPLAKLVVLVYAAILFFAFAVLGLIAKLFGFSVIKLMRIFKDELVLAYSTASSETVLPRVIEKMEAYGAPKAICSFVVPTGYSFNLDGSTLYQSIAAIFIAQLYGIDLSLSQQLLLVLTLMVTSKGIAGVPGVSFVVLLATLGSVGIPLEGLAFIAGVDRVMDMARTALNVIGNALAVLVISRWEGMYDDAKGERYWNSLPHWRSKEALPKGE; this is encoded by the coding sequence ATGAAGAAGGCAAAACTTAGCCTCGCCTGGCAGATCCTGATTGGTCTGGTCCTCGGGATTGCAATCGGCGCGCTGCTCAACCATTTCAGTGCTGAAAAGGCCTGGTGGATCAGTAACGTTCTGCAACCTGCCGGCGATATCTTTATCCGTCTGATCAAGATGATCGTAATCCCAATCGTGATTTCTTCACTGGTTGTCGGGATTGCAGGCGTGGGAGATGCGAAGAAACTCGGTCGTATCGGTTTTAAAACCATCATTTACTTCGAGGTGGTCACCACCATCGCGATTTTGGTCGGCCTGGTGCTGGCCAACGTGTTCCAGCCAGGTGCCGGGATCGACATGAGCACCCTGGGCACAGTCGATATTTCGAAGTATGCGGCCACGGCGGCTGAGGTCACCCATGAACATGCGTTCATCGAGACCATCCTCAACCTGATCCCATCCAACATCTTCGCGGCCATGGCTCGCGGTGAGATGCTGCCGATCATCTTCTTCTCGGTGCTCTTCGGTCTCGGTTTGTCGAGCCTGAACGCCGAGCTGCGCGACCCGCTGGTGAAAACCTTCCAGGGCGTGTCCGAGTCGATGTTCAAAGTCACTCACATGATCATGAACTACGCGCCAATCGGTGTGTTTGCCCTGATCGCCGTGACCGTCGCCAACTTCGGCTTCGCCTCCCTGGTGCCACTGGCCAAGCTGGTGGTGCTGGTTTACGCGGCCATCCTGTTCTTCGCCTTTGCGGTACTGGGCCTGATCGCCAAGCTGTTCGGCTTCTCCGTGATCAAGCTGATGCGCATCTTCAAAGACGAACTGGTACTGGCTTACTCCACCGCCAGCTCCGAAACCGTGCTGCCGCGCGTGATCGAGAAGATGGAAGCCTACGGCGCACCGAAAGCGATTTGCAGCTTTGTGGTACCGACCGGCTACTCGTTCAACCTTGACGGTTCGACCCTGTACCAGAGCATCGCGGCAATCTTTATCGCTCAGTTGTATGGCATCGACCTGTCGCTCAGCCAGCAACTGCTGCTGGTATTGACCCTGATGGTCACCTCCAAAGGCATCGCCGGTGTGCCGGGCGTGTCCTTCGTGGTGCTGCTGGCCACGCTGGGCAGCGTGGGTATCCCGCTGGAAGGTCTGGCCTTTATCGCCGGTGTTGACCGTGTGATGGACATGGCCCGTACGGCCCTGAACGTGATCGGTAACGCCCTGGCGGTACTGGTAATTTCCCGTTGGGAAGGCATGTACGACGACGCCAAGGGCGAGCGCTACTGGAACTCGCTGCCGCACTGGCGCAGCAAGGAAGCCCTGCCAAAAGGTGAGTAA
- a CDS encoding nucleoside recognition domain-containing protein, translating into MLNGLWLSFFVVATVSALAQWLVGGNAGIFSAIVESIFAMAKLSVEVMILLFGTLTLWLGFLRIAEKAGIVDWLGRALGPLFKRLMPEVPPGHPALGFITLNFAANGLGLDNAATPIGLKAMRALQELNPSPTSASNAQILFLVLNASSLTLLPVTIFMYRAQQGAPDPTLVFLPILLATSASTLVGLLSVAVVQRLRLWDPVVLAYLVPGALILGGFMALLATLSATALASLSSILGNLTLFGLIMLFLVIGALRKVKVYEAFVEGAKEGFDVAKNLLPYLVAMLCAVGVLRASGALDFGLDGIRHVVEWLGWDTRFVDALPTAMVKPFSGSAARALLIETMQTQGVDSFPALVAATVQGSTETTFYVLAVYFGAVGIQRARHAVSCALLAELAGVVAAILVCYWFFG; encoded by the coding sequence ATGCTCAACGGCCTATGGCTCAGCTTTTTCGTCGTCGCTACGGTGTCGGCGCTCGCCCAATGGCTGGTGGGGGGCAATGCGGGGATCTTCTCCGCGATCGTGGAAAGCATCTTCGCCATGGCCAAGTTGTCGGTCGAAGTGATGATTTTGCTCTTCGGCACACTGACGTTATGGCTGGGCTTTTTGCGTATTGCCGAAAAGGCCGGGATCGTCGACTGGCTGGGCAGGGCGCTGGGGCCGCTGTTCAAGCGCCTGATGCCGGAAGTCCCGCCCGGCCACCCGGCGCTGGGCTTTATCACCCTTAACTTTGCCGCCAACGGCCTGGGGCTGGACAACGCTGCCACTCCCATCGGCCTCAAAGCCATGCGCGCCCTGCAAGAACTCAACCCGAGCCCGACCAGTGCCAGCAATGCGCAAATCCTGTTTCTGGTGCTCAACGCCTCGTCCCTGACCCTGTTGCCGGTCACCATCTTTATGTATCGCGCCCAGCAAGGGGCTCCTGACCCGACGCTGGTGTTCCTGCCGATCCTGCTGGCGACCAGTGCCTCAACCCTGGTCGGGCTGCTATCGGTGGCCGTGGTGCAGCGCCTGCGCCTGTGGGACCCGGTGGTGCTGGCGTACCTGGTGCCTGGCGCGTTGATCCTGGGCGGCTTCATGGCGCTGCTGGCGACCCTGTCGGCCACGGCGCTGGCCAGCCTGTCCTCAATCCTGGGCAACCTCACCCTGTTTGGGCTGATCATGTTGTTTCTGGTGATTGGTGCCTTGCGCAAGGTCAAGGTTTACGAAGCGTTCGTTGAAGGGGCCAAGGAAGGCTTCGACGTGGCAAAAAACCTGCTGCCATATCTGGTGGCGATGCTGTGTGCAGTGGGGGTGTTGCGGGCATCCGGGGCCCTGGACTTTGGCCTGGACGGCATTCGTCATGTGGTCGAGTGGTTGGGTTGGGACACCCGTTTTGTCGACGCTTTGCCCACGGCGATGGTCAAGCCTTTCTCGGGCAGTGCTGCACGGGCGTTGCTGATCGAAACCATGCAGACCCAGGGTGTGGACAGCTTCCCGGCGCTGGTGGCGGCCACGGTGCAGGGCAGTACTGAAACCACCTTCTATGTACTGGCGGTGTACTTCGGTGCCGTGGGTATCCAGCGAGCCCGGCATGCGGTGAGCTGCGCCTTGCTGGCTGAACTGGCGGGTGTCGTGGCCGCTATTTTGGTGTGCTACTGGTTCTTTGGCTAA
- a CDS encoding bifunctional 2-polyprenyl-6-hydroxyphenol methylase/3-demethylubiquinol 3-O-methyltransferase UbiG — MTLDPKTLEQIAAITLGHYQQSAEGFREGTRDHDVSQNINALLRHIQGCSPFSILDFGCGPGRDLQTFTRLGHVAVGLDGTERFTQMAREDSGCEVWHQDFLKLDLPAERFDGIFANASLFHVPTQELGQVLGKLHATLKPGGVLLSSNPRGDNREGWNGERYGAYHDLENWRAMLMAAGFAELEHYYRPAGLPRDQQPWLVSVWRKPAAQAL; from the coding sequence ATGACCCTCGATCCAAAGACCCTCGAACAGATTGCTGCCATCACACTTGGCCACTATCAACAGAGTGCCGAAGGCTTCCGTGAAGGCACCCGCGACCACGACGTGAGCCAGAACATCAACGCTCTGCTGCGGCATATCCAGGGCTGTTCGCCGTTTTCGATTCTGGATTTTGGCTGTGGTCCGGGTCGCGACCTGCAAACCTTCACCCGGCTGGGTCATGTCGCGGTCGGGCTGGACGGCACCGAGCGTTTCACTCAAATGGCCCGCGAGGACAGCGGCTGCGAAGTGTGGCACCAGGACTTTCTCAAGCTTGATTTGCCCGCTGAGCGCTTCGACGGCATTTTTGCCAACGCCTCGTTGTTCCATGTGCCGACCCAGGAACTGGGCCAGGTACTGGGCAAGCTGCACGCTACCTTGAAACCCGGGGGCGTACTGCTCAGTTCCAACCCTCGCGGCGACAACCGTGAAGGCTGGAACGGTGAACGTTATGGCGCTTATCACGATCTGGAGAACTGGCGTGCGATGCTGATGGCAGCCGGTTTTGCCGAACTTGAACACTACTATCGCCCGGCGGGCTTGCCCCGTGACCAGCAGCCGTGGCTGGTGAGTGTGTGGCGCAAGCCCGCTGCACAAGCCCTGTAG
- a CDS encoding methionine ABC transporter permease translates to MGFDRLWQGVIDTFLMVGVSSLIALILGIPLAVILVTSGKGGIYEAPALNKALGAFVNLFRSIPFLILMVALIPFTRLIVGTTYGVWAAVVPLTIAATPFFARIAEVSLREVDHGLIEAAQAMGCKRHHIIWHVLLPEALPGIVGGFTITLVTMINSSAMAGAIGAGGLGDIAYRYGYQRFDSQVMLTVIVLLVILVAVIQLGGDRLALALNKR, encoded by the coding sequence ATGGGATTTGATCGTTTATGGCAGGGGGTGATCGACACCTTCTTGATGGTCGGTGTGTCTTCGCTGATCGCGCTGATCCTGGGTATTCCGCTGGCGGTGATTCTGGTCACCAGCGGCAAGGGTGGCATTTATGAAGCCCCGGCGCTGAACAAGGCATTGGGGGCGTTCGTGAATCTGTTTCGCTCAATTCCCTTTCTGATTTTGATGGTGGCGCTGATCCCGTTTACCCGCCTGATTGTAGGCACTACCTACGGGGTCTGGGCTGCAGTCGTACCACTGACCATCGCGGCTACACCGTTTTTTGCCCGGATTGCCGAAGTCAGCCTGCGCGAAGTTGATCACGGATTAATCGAAGCCGCCCAGGCGATGGGCTGCAAGCGTCATCACATCATCTGGCATGTGCTGTTGCCCGAAGCCTTACCCGGTATCGTCGGCGGTTTTACCATCACCCTGGTGACCATGATCAACTCTTCGGCAATGGCTGGCGCGATCGGTGCAGGCGGGTTGGGTGACATTGCATACCGCTACGGCTATCAGCGCTTCGACTCGCAAGTGATGTTGACCGTGATCGTATTGCTGGTGATTTTAGTGGCCGTGATTCAGCTCGGCGGCGACCGCCTGGCCCTGGCACTGAACAAACGCTGA
- a CDS encoding ATP-binding cassette domain-containing protein codes for MSVAIARERLDQPQPSANHTELHPELSHAHVRFIGIGKTYEGRQGPVDALKGIDLAIQRGEIFGIIGRSGAGKSSLIRTINRLEHPSSGRVLIDQVDIAGFDEDILVALRRKIGMIFQHFNLMSAKTVWQNVELPLKVAGVPKLQREQKVRELLELVGLQGKHTAYPAQLSGGQKQRVGIARALVHDPAILLCDEATSALDPETTQSILGLLREINQRLGLTIILITHEMAVIRDICHRVVVLEQGRVVEQGPVWQVFGDPQHDVSKTLLAPLQDTLPEALQKRICAQPLSSQSSVILRLRFTGNQAQEPDLGALFSALGGQVRLLHGGVEHIQGHALGQLLLSVTSTSLGVDELRKRAGQWAQQVEVVGYGI; via the coding sequence ATGAGCGTGGCCATTGCTCGCGAGCGGCTCGATCAGCCGCAGCCCAGCGCGAACCACACCGAACTGCACCCCGAGCTGAGCCACGCCCATGTGCGTTTTATCGGTATCGGCAAAACCTATGAGGGCCGCCAGGGCCCGGTGGATGCCCTCAAAGGCATCGACCTGGCGATTCAACGAGGGGAAATTTTCGGCATTATTGGCCGCAGCGGCGCGGGCAAGTCGTCGCTGATTCGTACCATCAACCGCCTCGAACACCCCAGCAGCGGACGCGTGCTGATTGACCAGGTGGATATCGCCGGTTTTGACGAAGACATACTGGTCGCGCTGCGGCGCAAGATCGGCATGATTTTCCAGCACTTCAACCTGATGTCGGCCAAGACCGTGTGGCAGAACGTCGAACTGCCGCTCAAGGTGGCGGGGGTTCCCAAGCTGCAACGCGAGCAGAAAGTCCGCGAACTGCTGGAGCTGGTCGGCCTGCAAGGCAAGCACACGGCCTACCCGGCGCAGCTCTCGGGCGGGCAGAAACAGCGGGTCGGCATTGCCCGGGCGCTGGTTCACGACCCGGCGATTCTGCTCTGCGACGAAGCCACCTCGGCGCTGGACCCCGAAACCACGCAGTCGATTCTGGGCTTGCTGCGCGAAATCAATCAGCGCCTGGGCCTGACCATCATCCTCATCACCCATGAAATGGCTGTGATTCGGGATATTTGCCACCGCGTAGTGGTGCTTGAGCAAGGCCGGGTGGTGGAGCAAGGACCGGTGTGGCAAGTGTTTGGCGACCCGCAGCACGATGTCAGCAAAACCCTGCTCGCGCCGCTGCAAGACACCCTGCCCGAAGCCCTGCAAAAGCGTATTTGCGCGCAACCGCTGTCTTCGCAATCCAGCGTGATCCTGCGTCTGCGTTTCACCGGCAACCAGGCGCAAGAGCCGGATCTTGGCGCGTTGTTCAGCGCCCTGGGTGGGCAGGTGCGACTGCTGCACGGCGGTGTCGAGCACATCCAGGGCCATGCCCTGGGCCAACTGCTGCTCAGCGTGACCAGCACGTCCCTGGGCGTGGACGAACTGCGCAAGCGCGCCGGTCAATGGGCACAACAGGTCGAGGTGGTGGGTTATGGGATTTGA
- a CDS encoding MetQ/NlpA family ABC transporter substrate-binding protein yields the protein MNKKHALVLALGLFSGLIHAADKPLKVGTTAAFAIPLETAVAEADKQGLKVELVEFTDWIAPNVSLASGDIDVNYFQHIPFLENTKAAAGFDLTPYAKGIINNVGLYSKKYKSLNALPEGATVAIANDPINSGRGLQLLAKAGLITLKPGVGYKATEEDIIANPKKIKILQVEAVQLVRAYDDADLVQGYPAYIRLAKTFDAESALLFDGIDHPEYVIQFVIQPKNKDDPRLAKFIDIYQHSPVVKAQLDKTYGNLYQPGWGG from the coding sequence ATGAACAAAAAACACGCACTGGTTCTGGCCCTCGGGCTGTTTAGCGGCCTCATCCACGCAGCCGACAAGCCCCTCAAGGTCGGCACCACCGCCGCTTTCGCCATCCCGCTGGAAACCGCAGTGGCCGAGGCCGACAAGCAAGGGCTCAAGGTCGAACTGGTGGAGTTCACCGACTGGATCGCACCTAACGTCAGCCTGGCCAGTGGCGATATCGACGTGAACTACTTCCAGCACATCCCCTTTCTGGAAAACACCAAGGCCGCTGCCGGGTTTGACCTGACGCCTTACGCCAAAGGCATCATCAACAACGTGGGCCTGTATTCGAAAAAATACAAAAGCCTCAACGCCTTGCCTGAAGGCGCCACTGTCGCCATCGCCAACGACCCGATCAACAGCGGGCGCGGCCTGCAACTGCTGGCCAAGGCCGGGTTGATTACCCTCAAGCCCGGCGTCGGCTACAAGGCCACCGAAGAAGACATCATCGCCAACCCGAAGAAGATCAAAATCCTGCAGGTTGAAGCCGTGCAACTGGTGCGTGCCTACGACGATGCCGATCTGGTTCAGGGCTACCCTGCCTACATCCGCCTGGCCAAGACCTTTGATGCCGAGTCGGCGTTGCTGTTCGACGGCATCGATCACCCCGAGTACGTGATTCAGTTCGTGATCCAGCCTAAAAACAAGGACGACCCGCGCCTGGCCAAGTTCATCGACATTTATCAGCACTCCCCCGTGGTCAAGGCCCAACTGGATAAGACCTACGGCAACCTGTACCAACCCGGCTGGGGAGGCTGA